Part of the Cottoperca gobio chromosome 1, fCotGob3.1, whole genome shotgun sequence genome, TACATAGTGATGAATTCCTGTGAACACTTTCAGTACATGCtatagcattttttttttttattactacACCTTCAAATGTTTATGACTGCAGACCTTGCCATGTGGCAGCAACAGTAGTTAATAAAATCATATGAATTAAAGAATCTCCTGCagatttgaatttatttttcaacatttcCATTTTGGTGTTACGGTGAGTGTTTAGCTGAAATTAATCTAAAAGCTGCCAATATTTTTCTCATGTCCCAGAATCTTTGCTTATTCCTTTTGTAGTCcctcacacacagaacaaaggGTTTAGCATTGACACATTCCAAATCACTTTCTTTAAAAGCAAATATGCTCCATTTTAAATGGCCTTTTTCCACCATGTTACATAATTTCCTCAAAGAATATTGATTATCTTTAGCGTTTGTCCTACATCTTTCAAAAAGTTGACATTTAGACTTTGAGCAACATGTTTCTAGCCAGatttagtaaaaaataaaagggaacATACCATCTTCAAGAGTAAGGGCGAAACTGCCCCTTCGTTGCAGTACTTTGAAAATACTGCCTCCCTGTAGAACAGGATAGAAGCCCGCTCTGTAGGAGTGAAACAACCTGCAACAAACAGTGAAAACTGACGATACCCAATTGGAAACAGCAATCATCAATTGCCCTGTAGTCTTAACAGTTTGCCAATTGTTCAATCTAAATCCCCAATTTATAAAACTAAGAGTCAACATAAATGCTGGTAttctcaataaaataaatcttaccTGGGAAAGTTACACTGCACAGCAATTACAAATGGCATCTCTCTTAAAACTGCACTGGTTGGCTGGTAGCGGATCACATTGCTAGTCACTCGATAATCTGCATTATTCTGAAACGTAAACATTTGTTGTTAGTTGGGCTTTGTCAACATGAAGCAGAAAGTTATGCattgaaaagacagaaaacctTTACCAACCTCGTACTTGAATCCACAGTGTTCATTAGTTAGAAGGTACAGAAAGTAGTAATGATCATTGGTCCCTTGGTTAACGGGGCAGGTGCCTAGTTTCAAAGACTTGAATGCATCCCTAGACTTAAAGATATCTCTCCTTATTCTTACATACATTCTGTCAACATGGCACAGGACTTCAACCAACTGGGATCTGGTTTTTACAGGTGCAATAGTAGGGACAGTAGccttaagtaaaatatttttgaGCGAGCCAGGGAGGGGTCTGACACCCTTTTCTGGCTTGAAAGCCTCTTTCTGGTCTTCGGAGGTTGATACAGCCAGATACTCAGTTTTCTTTGCTTGACTTGATTTAGGTCCACTACTTGACGGTGCCCTCAATAATTTGGTTTCAGGTGCAAGAGCCTCAGCCTTTTTGTCACTTATCACTTTCTCCATTCTCCCCCACTCTTCTTCAGGGTCTTGCGCATCCTGGCCATGCTGAGCAGTACCGCTGAACCGAAAACTACAGGCAGAACAAACCAGCAGTGACAAAATCACACCATATAACAGCTCCATTTTCACGCCAACAAACGCCTACCACTGATGCTGACCAGACTGGATACTTTAGTGGTGTTTCAGCTGGCTTTTATATTCTGCAATCAAGAGAGAATTCCCTACAGCTGCTGCAAATACCAATCAAGAACAACCAATGAGAGGTGACCAACAATAATCACCCTTCTACTCTGTATTTGTCATACACCAGTGTGGCTTtgtaaagtatattatattgtaacatTTCCTTATCCATTCCAGTTCAATCGTATTAGTTGGAGAATAAAGTAGAATTTAAATCAGTCAAGTTAATCAATAAGTAGAgtttactccccccccccccccccctctgtggtCAAGGAGCAGTAGAGAATTTCCtacaaaatgtcaataaaacatGTATCATGCATagaatagatcgtgtgcatgtgacgtcacgcttatgtCCCAACccagaagtcagccatgttggttgtatacacaaccaagacggcgcccgtttgCGTgagagttgctgcaacgcttcgtaattttctttgtatttaaacgtctaagattgaaagaaaatgccaatcgtgtgcgcagtgtataattgtggtaataacactactcgtgacccagagaaacggttctttagatttcctaaaatcatcaaaaacaacgatccacaaaagagggatgaatttctgtctaccgaacgccgtaagctggtttagcaacataactcgtgaggatttaacagaagaaaaagcacaattcacccgtgtgtgtgtgtggcgtccactttatatctggtaagagctcatgctaaagctatgttttcaatgtttacgttaaacatttgtgcttatgatataccactgtaagaccttacttctcgtctccaggagaagcggcaaagctttatgatgtaacatcgccgctcttctcactcacaaaccacagcttgagcggtgtatctcgagatctttgagagtgatttacacgggcatggacgagcaccctgtcatctttcagtggtttggtaagaagactaccaacccagccagaaacaaagacattataagcatctaagctcttgtatgccttcattcgtgcgttggttgcccacgacgtttgtagcacaaggtagttcacaatatccggatattcaatcggtggtaatgaatctaaatcctcaatataatccgacggctcacgtgtacgggtcacggccgcaaatttggactttttcctctgaatcttgcctttgcagaggactccagagagtcacaatactttgaagaagtcagagttgtattgctgttgttgttcgctttagacgccattgttgatttgtatatcatccaacatggcgtcgcatgcatacgtcacacagttttgtcacatgtttgcacactatctataggGGTGACAGAACCAACACATCAATTGCACAATTATAGAcataatttacaataaaactatAATACAAAGCTGCTAAAGGCTAAAGGCTTTAGTTAGTACTTACTAAGGCTTTAGTTAGTACTTACTAAAATAGTTTTGAATAATTCCCGAAGTAGATTAATTATATGTTGGCTTACACATGTCCTCTTAGAAATAAGTTTAAGAGTCTTGATGTCTtttctaaaatgaaaatatCAATCACATTCAAAAGATGTGCAAGATTTAGAATATTTGGGAAAGAGGATATTAAATCTGCCAAATAAAAAAGAGAGTAAATAAAGCAATTCATTTTGTTGTTGGggttcttttactttgtaaatcATACCCGGATGTGACGCAGCTAATGATGTCACTACCAGGAAGTTCCAACACAGTCCACTTAGACGTTGTGCTCGGAAGTTGAATATCCCTTGTtggcttttttctttattaacaaAGTGAAAGCAATCGTATTTGGTTTGGTAGTGTATCGTTTTATGTGGAATTAAACAACCTCGTTTGTACTTTGTGTCATCTGCGTGTGCTAAAAGGTGTTATTATAGCGTGTGTTAGCTGGCTAGCTAACAATCCAGCTAGCAGCTAGTTAAGGTTGTTTTGGTTATTGATGTGAACATTAACGTCACATCAGAGGTCTCTGGACTCGGCTTTCATTGCCAATAACGTACATTGAAAGGTGTATTTGTCCAGTCGACTCAGGAAATGATTGTGTCTGTTTGAGTTTTCCAAGgactttgtattgtattgtaaatcGTGGGTAGTGTACCAGCTAGCTGGTTAGCTAACGTCAGACGGCGGTTGCCTAGCTTTAGCTCCCAGTTTTGGGGACCGTTTGATTTGTTCCTTGCCCCGAATAGTGGACGTCTGGCGAGCTTCAAACGCTCTCTGTGAATCGGATCCAATGCGTGGGATAATGGGGACCCAGACTAGTCCAGTCAAGAGCTACGATTATCTGCTGAAATTTCTTTTGGTGGGAGATAGCGATGTTGGAAAGGGAGAAATCTTGGAAAGTTTACAAGACGGATCAGTAGAGTCCCCCTATGCCTACAGCAGTGGTGAGTAACTATCTCTGCTTTTGTACAGGTGtttagaaatgaataaaaaaagcctGGACTGACCAACATTAACTAACTTTGTGTGAAATGTCAGGCATTGATTACAAGACCACCAAAATTCTGCTGGATGGGAGAAGAGTAAAATTAGAGTTATGgtaagtgtttttaaatcagtATAGATCATGTCAACATATGGCATAATGAACAAACCCATAGCATAGTGGTGTACTTGCTGTACATAATTGTGTGTCTTCAACAGGGACACATCAGGGCAAGGCAGATTCTGCACCATCTTCAGGTCTTACTCTCGTGGAGCACAGGTGAGGACTTGTAGCgcaatttttgtttttctctcaataTGTGATTCTGTATACATGTCAACATGTTTAAATTTTTATTCTACAGGGCATCCTGCTTGTTTATGACATCACTAACGGCTGGTCGTTTGATGGCATTGACCGCTGGATACGGGAAATTGACGAGGTAATCGCATTCGACCAATTTCAGGTTGACaaagaaatatagaaaatgCATCTCCTGTTTCTATATCCCTCCATCCCTGAgaaatatcatgttctattagttggtgcttttatttgtgcccaaagactatatttagaatattaaGGAAAAATCCCACAACTTTTGTTCCGATTAGTCTAAAGTCTTGAAATTTGTTAAGGACATACTTTGGGCAAGTATCTAACAACTTAAACAATTTTAGATCACAGGAAAAATCTCACTTTTATCAGTCAAATGCAGgattttttgaaaatgtgaaaaaatgcTAACATTAATTCATAATTCTTTACACTTACACTTTTTTACCgtatgtgtgcatgtctttGATATTCAACTTGTTATGAGTTCATAGATACCAAATACTTGATTGTGCTCTTTTTTTATATCGCATTTTTACTACTATTAGGACTA contains:
- the zp3c gene encoding zona pellucida sperm-binding protein 3 yields the protein MELLYGVILSLLVCSACSFRFSGTAQHGQDAQDPEEEWGRMEKVISDKKAEALAPETKLLRAPSSSGPKSSQAKKTEYLAVSTSEDQKEAFKPEKGVRPLPGSLKNILLKATVPTIAPVKTRSQLVEVLCHVDRMYVRIRRDIFKSRDAFKSLKLGTCPVNQGTNDHYYFLYLLTNEHCGFKYENNADYRVTSNVIRYQPTSAVLREMPFVIAVQCNFPRLFHSYRAGFYPVLQGGSIFKVLQRRGSFALTLEDDSGKPITGVKTYTLGQPMYFAAKGFGRTGDVRLYVNKCFMTATKDSQSTSKHVVIDNHGCMVDSKISSESKFLASTSKVVQRFSVAALIFKDQLSTKSSTQQLYMHCELSVGTLTPTLTSKACNYDAGSNKWKELYGDDSVCTCESPCVPASSKASGRVISTQSWKVDVSKGKYEQLQPRMTFSDADTFTLEDPSMEEHKDFLNNWDHNY